The following are from one region of the Corylus avellana chromosome ca1, CavTom2PMs-1.0 genome:
- the LOC132185954 gene encoding probable receptor-like protein kinase At5g24010: protein MVTKNLFLPTILVSLVSFSFSTSFTPTDNYLLNCGSPTNISLYNRLFLADSAKPGSAFLSPGHSISLKNQNPPSELPALYHTARVFTSSSGYKFNIKKNGTHLVRFHFSPFVAQGFHLNSARFSVLVNGVLILRDLQLNSTNTVLREYILKVDRNVVEIVFTPVNVSGFGFVNAIEVFTAPGDLIMDEGVKLIGAAGSQVYKNLSSQVLETIYRINVGGSKLTPFNDTLWRTWIPDDDYLLLKSAARRANTNYPPKYEAGGASRDIAPDNVYMTAQEMNRENSSYQTFNITWNFPVASGSARYLVRLHFCDFVSRVLNSLYFNVYINEYLAYGDLDLSTLTFRVLASPVYVDFVVDSVDPGVVQVSVGPSVLSNTLTMNAILNGAEIMKIENIESEETSPKKKNIWVVVGSIIGSFVGLCLLLLALLLAMKCRKKKPKPRPAESVGWTPLRVYGGSSHSRMSEGTAYASPGPNGYFALRIPFADLQLATNNFDQNLIIGSGGFGMVFKGVLRDNTKVAVKRGVPGSRQGLPEFQTEITVLSKIRHRHLVSLVGYCEEQSEMILVYEYMEKGPLKSHLYGSGLPPLTWKQRLEICIASARGLHYLHTGSAEGIIHRDIKSTNILLDENYVAKVADFGLSRSGPCLDETHVSTGVKGSFGYLDPEYFRRQQLTDKSDVYSFGVVLCEVLCARPAVDPLLAREQVNLAEWAMQWQNKGMLEQIIDPHLVGRIRPSSLKKFGETAEKCLAEYGVDRPTMGDVLWNLEYALQLQETGQQREPHEASNINGPEPPTPGSVPHIPSNNIRREGEDGNYNSDLSTTKVFSQLMTNEGR from the coding sequence ATGGTGACCAAAAACCTCTTCCTCCCTACAATTCTTGTTTCTCTcgtctccttctccttctcaacCTCTTTTACTCCCACAGACAACTACCTCCTCAACTGTGGCTCACCCACCAACATTTCCCTCTACAACCGACTCTTTCTCGCTGATTCAGCCAAACCCGGTTCGGCTTTTCTCTCACCAGGCCACTCCATTTCGCTCAAGAACCAAAACCCTCCTTCAGAGTTACCCGCTTTGTACCATACAGCCAGAGTTTTCACCAGCAGTTCAGGGTACAAATTCAACATCAAGAAAAATGGGACTCACTTGGTACGTTTCCATTTCTCGCCCTTTGTAGCTCAAGGTTTTCATTTAAATTCAGCGCGTTTTAGTGTTTTGGTTAATGGGGTTTTGATTCTGAGAGACTTGCAATTGAATAGTACTAATACTGTCCTTAGAGAGTATATATTAAAAGTAGATAGAAATGTGGTTGAAATTGTGTTCACTCCTGTAAATGTTTCGGGTTTCGGATTCGTTAATGCAATCGAAGTTTTTACGGCTCCTGGGGACCTTATAATGGACGAGGGAGTTAAGTTAATTGGTGCTGCTGGAAGTCAAGTGTACAAGAATCTTTCTTCACAGGTCTTGGAGACTATTTATAGGATTAATGTTGGAGGTTCAAAATTGACTCCTTTTAATGATACCCTTTGGAGGACTTGGATCCCTGATGATGATTATCTTCTTCTGAAATCCGCCGCGAGGCGTGCAAACACTAATTACCCACCAAAGTATGAGGCTGGAGGTGCAAGTCGAGATATTGCGCCTGATAATGTGTATATGACTGCCCAAGAAATGAATAGGGAAAACTCGAGCTATCAAACGTTTAATATCACTTGGAATTTTCCAGTGGCTTCAGGCAGTGCTCGATACTTGGTTCGATTGCATTTCTGTGATTTTGTTAGTCGTGTGTTAAACTCGCTGTACTTTAATGTATATATCAATGAATACCTTGCTTATGGGGATCTCGATTTATCAACACTTACATTTCGCGTGCTTGCATCTCCAGTCTATGTTGATTTTGTTGTGGATTCAGTTGATCCCGGGGTTGTGCAAGTCAGTGTTGGTCCTTCTGTTCTGAGCAATACTCTGACAATGAATGCTATTCTGAATGGGGCAGAGATTATGAAGATAGAAAATATTGAGAGCGAGGAAACTAGCCCTAAGAAGAAGAATATTTGGGTTGTAGTGGGTTCAATTATTGGCAGTTTTGTTGGTTTATGTTTGTTACTGCTTGCACTGCTGCTTGCTATGAAATGCAGGAAGAAGAAACCAAAACCAAGGCCTGCAGAAAGTGTGGGGTGGACACCATTGCGTGTATATGGAGGCAGTTCACACAGTAGAATGTCTGAAGGGACAGCCTATGCATCTCCTGGCCCAAATGGATATTTTGCCTTGAGAATCCCTTTTGCTGATTTACAATTGGCAACAAACAATTTTGACCAGAATCTAATCATAGGTTCTGGTGGATTTGGCATGGTCTTCAAGGGGGTTCTTAGAGACAATACAAAGGTTGCTGTGAAGAGAGGTGTGCCCGGATCCAGGCAGGGCCTTCCAGAATTCCAGACTGAAATAACAGTTCTGTCCAAAATTCGTCACCGCCATCTTGTTTCTCTTGTTGGATATTGTGAAGAACAGTCGGAAATGATCCTAGTGTATGAATACATGGAAAAAGGACCATTGAAAAGTCACTTGTATGGTTCAGGGCTCCCACCTTTGACTTGGAAGCAGCGACTTGAAATATGCATTGCCTCAGCAAGAGGTCTTCATTACCTTCATACAGGTTCAGCAGAAGGAATTATCCATCGTGACATTAAGTCGACCAATATTTTACTTGATGAGAATTATGTGGCCAAGGTCGCCGATTTTGGTCTTTCAAGATCTGGCCCATGTCTCGATGAAACCCATGTAAGTACTGGTGTAAAGGGTAGTTTTGGTTATCTTGATCCTGAGTATTTCCGGAGGCAGCAGCTTACAGATAAGTCAGATGTTTATTCATTTGGGGTTGTGCTTTGTGAAGTTCTTTGTGCTAGACCTGCTGTTGATCCATTGCTTGCTAGAGAGCAGGTGAATTTAGCTGAATGGGCAATGCAATGGCAGAATAAGGGCATGCTCGAGCAAATTATTGATCCACATCTTGTTGGACGGATTAGACCAAGCTCTTTAAAGAAATTCGGAGAAACAGCAGAGAAATGTTTGGCCGAGTATGGTGTTGATAGGCCAACCATGGGTGATGTATTATGGAATCTGGAATATGCACTTCAGCTTCAGGAAACTGGACAGCAAAGAGAACCACATGAAGCCAGCAATATTAATGGGCCAGAGCCCCCAACACCTGGAAGTGTTCCCCATATTCCATCTAATAACATAAGAAGGGAGGGAGAAGACGGGAATTATAATTCAGACTTATCTACAACCAAAGTTTTTTCCCAGTTGATGACTAATGAAGGCAGATAG